TCCCCCCTGGAAGGGCTGTGAAACCACTGGAATTGCTTGCCCCCGTGTTCGGCGAGTTCCAATGAGTTGTTCCTGCTTCTTTGAGATTGCCTCCTGCATCAAAGCCACGGAAGTACATTTCATCCCACACAGGATCTCCGACAGGGTACTGGCTATCTACTGTGCCTTCCAGGATCTTCCATTGACCGTCCGTTGGGATATGCCATCCAACAGGACAAATACCCTGCGCTCCTTCTGTTGTCACATATTGCATCATTTCATTCCATTCATAGAGGCCTCCATAGACATCACAATTAGCTGCATCGTTATTGTAACAGTATTTCTCAATCACTTCATTGTCTAATTGCAATTGCCCTCCGGTATTACTGATAATCATCGTACCCACGTTCAGGTTCTCCCGGAGCCAGCACTGATCACAAATTTGAACGGTGTTATAGGTCTGCCCCTCGTAGGTTACAGTAGGGATTCCGGGACAAGGCAGGCCCACTCCAGCCATAAAGCTTATCACCACAGTATCCTCTTTACTCTCACAGGCTGTGCTAATAGTCCAGGTTAGGGAATATGCATTCCCTGCCAGTCCCTCGAAATTGCTTGTCGGATTCAGGGTATCAGCAAGGATTCCTCCCGTGCCACTGATAACATGCCATACACCGGTACCATAGACAGGGGTATTACCTGCAAGAGTGCAAGTGCAGGGAACATATGGCTGATCCGGTCCTGCATTGGCTTGTGTAGGCTGCGGCCAGCAGCCTTTGAGGCACCGGACTGAAAATCCGAGATTCTTATGGTAGTAGTACCTGCTAGTCAAAGGCTCATTACTGGCCATATGGCGGCGCCATGCATATGTTGCATCGTACTCTGTAGAAGTCCAGAAGTAAGACCACATACCCAGATCATCGAAGTCCCCGAAGAAGATACGCCTCTCCCCACCCGGAAGGGTGGTGAATCCGCTTGAATTGGTTGCACCTGTATTGGGGGCATTCCAATGAACAGTGCCTGCTTCCTTCAGATGACCCCCTGCATCAAATCCTCTCGAGCCCTCCTCATCCCAAATCGGATCACCCACAGAATACTGGCTATCAACTGTTCCCTCCAATTCTTTCCATTCCTCATCGCTGGGAATGTGCCATCCTAATGGACAGATGCCTTGGGCACCTTCAGCCGTTGTATATTGCATTGCTTCATTCCATTCATACAATCCGCCATATATGTCACAATTGGCTACATCATTGTTATAACAATATTTCTCAGTCAGCCCGTTGTCCGCCTGCATTTGTCCTCCCTCATTACTCATGATCATTGTGCCTGCAATTATATTTTCTCTGAACCAGCACTGACCGCCAACCTGGACTGTCGCATAGGTATGTCCTTCGTAGTTCACCGGGGCCACGCATCCGCACGGCAGGCCCGGCACCTGCATGATGATGTTCACAATGGCAATGACGTCCAGCACGTTGATCCCGTTATCATCATTGATGTCGGCTGCATCCTGGTTGAAAGGGGACGGATTTCCACCCATGATGTAATTGACCATGGAAATGATGTCAAGGACGTTGACAAAGCTATCCTCGTTCACATCCCCACAGAGGATGTTTTCCTCCTGGGGAAGTGCTGGCATAGAGGGAATCATGATCTTCGGTGAGTTCAACGGAACCGGACCACCACTGACTACTGCCATCGGACTCGATACCAGCAGGAACGCAGCTGTCGCTGCAAAACAATTAAAAAGCTTTCTCATAAGTATTATAAATGGAATAGTCAATGATGTTTGACGGTTCAAAGATATTAATTGGATCAAGACAAGAAAAAAAATGAAGAGAATGTGTGTTAATTTATGATTCAGTATGGATGAATTGGGATGTCAGAATTTTTTTAAGTATTGCTGAATTCTGAAATCCCCCAATAAATACCCAAATCCCAAATGATAGCTACTGAATCCTAAATCCTCAGTCTTTCAGGCAGCGTACGGAAAATCCATGCTGGGGACTGCAGTTATCTTGTAACATCCAAGCATAGCCGTAGTCCAGGTACCTGTACAGGTTATTATTGGTGTCGAACGGGGATGAAGTCCAGAAGGACCCATAATTACCCAGGTTTTCGAAGCTTCCGCTTTCGATTTCGCGGCATCCCCCCGGCAGGCCGGTGAAGCCACTTTCATTGGTGGCGCCTGCATTGGGTGTGTGCCATAATCCATTACCTTCTTCGATGGTGCCTGTGGATTTCAATTTGCCGCCAGTGACCGCCTCACCTCCCAGGTAGTCTGTAAGTATTGTGTACTCGGCATCGGTCGGCAGGTGCCATCCGTTAAAGCAGATCCCCTGCGCTCCTTCAGTGGTCGCATAATTCATCGCCTCGCCCCACTGATAGAGACCTCCGTAAAGATCGCAATTTTCTTCGTTGTCACCATAGCAATACTTCGATAAAGATCCCTCATCCCATTGATCAAACATACCGGAAGTCATCCCGCCTGCATTCAGGTTTGCCGCCATCCAGCACTGGGTACCGATCGTGACCGTTGCATAGCCCTGACCGTCCCGGCTGTCCACCAGCAAGTCGCCACAGGTGAAAAACCGGATCATCACCGTATCTGACTTCATGGTACAGGACGTTGCAATGTTCCAGGAGAGCAGGTATTCGTGTCCGATCAATCCGTTGAATACACTGGTTGGGCTGGAGGGGGTCATGATCGATCCGCCCTCTCCGCTCAGGATGAGCCAGTGCCCGTTACCGATAGTGGATGGGTTACCTGCCAATGTCGTTGAGTTGCCCGGAACATTCAGCTGATCAGGTCCGGCGTCGGGCAGGGTTGGCAGGGGATCGCAGTCCTTAAGACATCGCACACTGAAACTGAACCACCGGAAGTGTACTTTCCTGACAATCCCGGGGTCCAGATAGCCCAGATAGCGGTCCACCTCGTGTTCACCCGTGTTCCAGTCTGTCGAAGTATGGAAATAGGCGTATTTTCCGAGGTTCAGGAAGATCTGGCTGTGAGCGCGGTAGCCGGCCGGCAGGGCGGAAAAACCGGAAAGATCATTGCCATTACCTCCCTGAAACCAGCCGTTGGCCGATCTCAGCTTAGCGCCGGCATCCAACCCGCGCCATTCGTCGCCCATGAGTTCCCATTCAGGATCTCCCACCGGGTACTGGCTGTCAACCGTACCCTCCAAAACCTTGAATTCGTTGTCGGTGGGAATGTGCCAGCCGATGGGGCAGATACCGCGCGCGCCTTCGGAAAGGTCATACTGCATGGCCTCGGGCCATTCATACAGTCCCCCGTACGTGTCACAGAAGGTTATATCATTGTTGTAGCAATATTTCTCCATAATCCCGTTATCCGTTTGCTGGTGCCCCGTGGTTGAGCTGTTGATCTTTGTGCCAACGTTCAGGTTTTCCCTGAACCAGCACTGACCACCGATATCCACTGTAGGATATGTTTTGCCTTCATAGTCCACTTCGGTGATGCCGCCACAGGCTGTTTGGGCAAAGCTGATCACCACCTCATCTAATGCGGTGTCACACACTGTGGAGATCGTCCATAACAGAGTATATTCATTCCCGGCAAAACCTTGGAAATCAGCTGTCGGGCTCCAGGGATCGACAAATGTCCCACCGGTTCCGCTGACAATGGACCACACTCCTGAACCGTATGCGGGCGTATTGGCTTCTAGCTGCGTTGATGTTCCCGGAACATTCAGCTGATCCGGACCTGCGTTGGCCTGGGTGGGCTGTGGCCAGCAGCCTTTGATGCAGCGGACACTGAAGCCGTTATCCCCACCCACGTACTCGGCTCTGTATACACCGTCGAAGTAATACGTCAGGTACCGGTGCCATGACATATAGTATTGCACCGGAGTAGATGTCCAGAACTGTCCCCAGGACCCCATCTCGTAAAAGCCGTCATCGTAGCGGTGACCCGCAGGCATTCCGGAGAATCCGGAAAGGTTCGTTCCGTTTCCGGCATCCAGCCAGCCGGTGGTGGTTTTTATGTTTTTACCCGCATCCAATCCCCTTACGCCGGTTCGATCCCATTCCGGATCCCCGGCAGGGAACTGGCTGTCGACGGTGCCTTCCATAACCTTCCATTCTGCGTCACCCGGGATATGCCAGCCCGGAGGGCAGACCCCCTGGGCTCCGTCGTCAGTGGCGTACTGCATGGCTTCAGGCCATTCATACAGTCCCCCGTATGTTTCGCAATTGGCCGGGTCGTTGTCATAGCAGTATTTTTCGATGATGTCGTTGTCTGTCTGCAGGTGTCCCCCGGTATTGACGGTGATCATGATACCAGCGTTCATGTTTTTCCTGAGCCAGCACTGTTCCCCGATTTGAACGGTGGGGTAGGTTTGCCCCTCGAAGGTCACTGGAGCGACGCATCCGCAAGGCAATCCTGGCACCTGCATGATGATGTTGACAAGGGCGATGATGTCCAGCACGTTAACGCCCCCGTCGGCATTGATGTCAGCAGCCTCATTGCTGAAAGGACTGGGATTGCCTCCCATGATATGATTGACCATGGTGATGATGTCCAGCACATTGACAAAACCGTCAAGGTTTACGTCCCCGCAGAGGAAATCATCATCTTCGGGCAGGGCGGGCATGGATGGGACAACACATTCAGTCAGGTTCGAAGGATATGCCAACCCCGGATCAGCGGCATAGGTAGAATTGATCCCCTGGAAATAGCATGCTGCTATCACCATACAAAGAAAAAATGGAGTTTTCATTGAATTGAAATCAAAATAATTAAGGACAGGATTGATGCTGTAAATATACAGAATCGTTCAGGGGATTGCAAGAAAATTTTTGATTTAATTTACTGCGGACATTTTACCTGCGTCATCCGAAAAATAAACTTTTCTTTAAAGCCGTATGTTGGATGCCATTCTGCTTTTTGGAATATATTTGCTTTTCCCTGACTGATAATCGTCAGAAAGACATTTTAACTGATCACGATGAAAAAGACAACTGTGAAAGACAGAAAACTGAAAAAAGTGGCGAAGGAGGTTGCCAAAGTGGCTGAATACCTGTGGATCAATGGCTGGGCTGAGCGCAATGCCGGCAACATATCGGTCAATGTGACGGGAATCATCGACCGTAAATCCGTAGATCACGGTCCATATCAGGCCTTACCTTTGCCCAGGACTCTACCCGAACTGGCAGGCATGTGTTTTTTCATGACGGGTACCGGCAAACGCATGCGTGATATGGCTGACAAACCCTTCCGAAATGCGGTTCTGACACAGATCAATCAGGAGGGGAACACACTTTGCCTGATCCCCATGAGCAAACACGTGAAAAAAGATGTGCAACCGACATCAGAGCTTACGACGCACCTTGGCATCCATCAGATGATTGCACGGCGGCAGTCCGGTGAACGAGCCGTGATCCATACCCATCCCACGGAGCTGATCGCTCTTTCGCAATCACCCGCAATCAAGACCAGGGATGCCCTGAACAAGCTGCTCTGGGGCATGCACCCTGAAACGATGGTATTCATTCCGGGAGGAGTTGGCTTTGTGCCTTATGTGTTGCCAGGTACAACTGACATTGCCACCCCTACCATTTCCGAATTGGAGCATCACGATATTGTTCTCTGGGAAAAACACGGTGCCTTTGCCGTAGGAAGGACCCTGTCCGATGCTTTTGACATCATTGATATTGCCTGTAAATCAGCCAGGATATGGTTCTTATGTAAATCTGCCGGATTTGATCCCGAAGGATTGTCCGGGAAGCAGTTGGCCGAATTGAAAGAGCTGGTTAAGAAGTTCCATCTGTAATTCAGGCAATTAAAATGGAGCTCTGTTCGTAAATCAATCGTTCCTGGCAGGAAAAAGATAGGAAGGAAATCCTTTTTGTTATTTTTGTGTGCTTATTTCTAAAGTCAAGACACCAATGCTCACTTCTACAATCGTATACGAAGGAAACCTCAGGATCAGTGCTATCCATGTTCGCTCACAGCAACAGATCCTTACCGACGCACCCGTAGATAACATGGGAAAAGGAGAAGCGTTTTCCCCCACTGACCTTCTGGCAACTTCTCTGGGCACCTGCATGCTAACCATCATGGGAATTGCAGCACAAACGCACCATTTCAATATTGATGGCACAACCGCCGGGATCACCAAGATCATGGCTGGTAATCCCCGAAGGGTGGGCGAAATAGTGGTGGAGCTGACTTTTCCGCCTAACAAATATTCGGAAAAGATCAAAACCATCCTACAGAATGCTTCCAGAACCTGTCCGGTTTCCCTGAGCCTGCATCCTGACCTTAAACAAACCGTCATCTTTCATTTCTGATGATCCGATTCACTGAGCAGGAAAGACTGAATTCTTCACACAGGCAATCATCCTCCTGTGGCATTCGGGGTTCTGATGGTGATGATTAGTACTCTGATCGGTTGCGGCTGCCGGCTGTGATCCCCTTCGGTCAACTGGCTGCTTCGTCGGGCACTGCCATTTTTTCCTGTTCGCAGATCTTTGTCAGTCTGTGGAGTGACCAGGGAGCCTTGTAATCGAAAAAATACCCGAACGGGCGCTTCAACAGATCGATCAGATACAACGTTTCAGGATCAAGTTCTTCGGAATGGTCCTTTTTCAGCAGGTCCCACTCTTTGAAGATCAATTTCAGGGTAATGAAGACCGTTGGGTCAATGTGGGAAAGGTTGACGCTGCTGATCCCGTCATCCAGAATCTTTCGCCTCACGCGGTTGATGTGCCTTTCACCCAGGTCGTTCAGCACCTGAATGTATTTTTCAAAAAGGATGTACTCATTCAGCAGAAAGGCTATCTCGCCGGCATTCATCCTCTCCCAGAAAGCTACCGGATGGATCAAACAGATAAAACGGCCCAGCATAAACGAACCGGCATCGAATCCTCTGATATGGCGCTGATTGCATAATGCAATGGCTTTTTTGAAGAAAATGATTTTGTCGTCCAACGTAAACAAATCATAGATCATTTGCTGGTCCCGGTGCGTTCCCATTTCGCTTTTCAGAATCTGTTCGATGTAGGGAGTCAGGTTGGAATGCAGCCAGCTGTTCACCAGTTTTTTGGCTTTATCCGGCTTTGTCTGAAGATCGTTTCGGATGACCCTGATCAGATCATTCAATGTATTTACATGGTAATAATCCAGATTTCTGATGATGTCCTGGTATTCATCATAGGCGGCCTTCATGTTGATGAATACTCGTTCTTCCTTGAGCTGCATGTCGAGGATTTCACCCTCCAGGTATTTCTGAAAGCGTGCAGGTTCAAAGTTTGCCTTTCCGGTCAGGATCATTCTTTTTTTACTGGACATGGTGATCCAATCACCTTCCCTGAGCACAACACCGTCCGAATTTTCCAGCGCCTGGTCCAGCAGTTTTACCTGGTATTTATACAGGTTGAGAAAAGCCGGAATGCCGTATCCGAGACAGGATGTGACCACATGAACGGCAGCCGGGGTCAGGCTGATGATGGCATCCAGCTCGCACAGGATGATCGTATCGGCCGGAACAAATGTTTCTTTGCACAGGCATACTTTTTCGCCATTTTTTTTGGCTTCCAGCGCCATGGCCGTTGAAAAGAATATCCGGGCAGTGACCGCTGAACGCGGTAGGACCGAAATGCCTTTACAAAAATAAGCCAGCTCCTGAAAGGATTTATCGTCAATGCGCTCCGAAAAGATCTGCCGCAGGTGGTACGGCTGGATTAGCTGGATCACCCTTTCTGCAGAAATCATACGTTTTTTGAACATATCGATTGCCGAAAGCAGTGTGCTCCGCCCCGTGAGTTCAGAGGTGTTCAACTGCAGCACGGCAAACAGGTAGGCGTTTTTCCTGAATTCGGCTGCAAATTCGATGGTCACAGGGGATTCAAACAGGGTTTCCAGCTTCGACAGGCTGGGGACGAAATGATAGACCGCCGGAAAGGTGTTCATTATTTCCTCCCTTTCAAAAAATTCCGTGTCGGTTCGTTCCATGCTCCCGGTCATGATGTCATCACCAAAGATGTTCACTGCACTCTCAATCTGTATACCGATCCCTGTGCGGGAATGGCGGCTGTAGAGAACACCCGGGTATGAACTGTCGTTTCGGACGGTCCATACCATTTTTTGGAGGATGATGGAAGGGTAGGAGATATTCCCCCTTTTAAAAGTATAAGCCAGGTCCTGATTGCACCTAAAAAATTCGTGCATGCTTTCAACAAAAAAAAGTACCTGGGAAAATGGATCGGAAAGAATGGCTGCATTTACTTTTCCGACTTCTTCAACCAGCAGGTCGATGCCGTTTTCAATCTCTTTCAGCGTACAATCCGGTCCGACAGGTTTGCATAAATCACCCCGGGAATGGTTTGGGAACAGGATTTTATGGATGCTTTGCAGGTTGTTCAGGTAGATCTTGCCTGCCACAACGGCTCCGTATTTCATTTTCAGGGCTTGATAAACCGTTTCATTGATGCCGGCGTTGAGGTAGGTGGGCAAAAATCCCGGGATGTAGAACGAGGTTGCTGATCGCATGGCGAACACCAGCGGATTGGTCGCATCCCCGAATTTCAGCCCTGTCATCTTCTCAAGGTTTTCAATGGCATGGCGAAGGCTGGTTTCTTTCTGATGTGAAGTTGAAAAGAAAGTATTGGCTGTAAAAACACAGAAATCAGGTACCGGAAAAAGTTTCTGGCTGAGGTTGAGCAGGATGGCCCCTTTCTGGCTGATCTGTTCATCGCTGTAGCCCAGGTCGGTGGAGGAAGGTACGACAAACGGATCCTCCACAAGGGTGATCCGGTTGATTTGTTCCTGCTTTTCAGCCTTATATCGTGAAATGAGCTCATCGACCAGGTTTTTCGATTCCCCGTTTCCTTCGTCGGCCAGGATGAGATGACGAAGGTATTCCTTTCCTTTTTCTTTATTTTCCTGACATAAGAATGGAATGTCGAAAAAATGTCCGCAGAAGACCTGGGTACGGGAGTGATTTTTTTCAAGATATTCGATTTCCGGCTGGAGGTAGTTGCTGTAAAGGGAGTGATTCTCCGGAACACATTCCTCCA
The DNA window shown above is from Bacteroidales bacterium and carries:
- a CDS encoding OsmC family protein; this translates as MLTSTIVYEGNLRISAIHVRSQQQILTDAPVDNMGKGEAFSPTDLLATSLGTCMLTIMGIAAQTHHFNIDGTTAGITKIMAGNPRRVGEIVVELTFPPNKYSEKIKTILQNASRTCPVSLSLHPDLKQTVIFHF
- a CDS encoding FISUMP domain-containing protein → MRKLFNCFAATAAFLLVSSPMAVVSGGPVPLNSPKIMIPSMPALPQEENILCGDVNEDSFVNVLDIISMVNYIMGGNPSPFNQDAADINDDNGINVLDVIAIVNIIMQVPGLPCGCVAPVNYEGHTYATVQVGGQCWFRENIIAGTMIMSNEGGQMQADNGLTEKYCYNNDVANCDIYGGLYEWNEAMQYTTAEGAQGICPLGWHIPSDEEWKELEGTVDSQYSVGDPIWDEEGSRGFDAGGHLKEAGTVHWNAPNTGATNSSGFTTLPGGERRIFFGDFDDLGMWSYFWTSTEYDATYAWRRHMASNEPLTSRYYYHKNLGFSVRCLKGCWPQPTQANAGPDQPYVPCTCTLAGNTPVYGTGVWHVISGTGGILADTLNPTSNFEGLAGNAYSLTWTISTACESKEDTVVISFMAGVGLPCPGIPTVTYEGQTYNTVQICDQCWLRENLNVGTMIISNTGGQLQLDNEVIEKYCYNNDAANCDVYGGLYEWNEMMQYVTTEGAQGICPVGWHIPTDGQWKILEGTVDSQYPVGDPVWDEMYFRGFDAGGNLKEAGTTHWNSPNTGASNSSGFTALPGGNRKGYNGEFVSLGMLGWFWSSSHLDPSNIWYRHLGYTSDKVYRYAEQIHYGRAVRCLKD
- a CDS encoding FISUMP domain-containing protein, with the protein product MKTPFFLCMVIAACYFQGINSTYAADPGLAYPSNLTECVVPSMPALPEDDDFLCGDVNLDGFVNVLDIITMVNHIMGGNPSPFSNEAADINADGGVNVLDIIALVNIIMQVPGLPCGCVAPVTFEGQTYPTVQIGEQCWLRKNMNAGIMITVNTGGHLQTDNDIIEKYCYDNDPANCETYGGLYEWPEAMQYATDDGAQGVCPPGWHIPGDAEWKVMEGTVDSQFPAGDPEWDRTGVRGLDAGKNIKTTTGWLDAGNGTNLSGFSGMPAGHRYDDGFYEMGSWGQFWTSTPVQYYMSWHRYLTYYFDGVYRAEYVGGDNGFSVRCIKGCWPQPTQANAGPDQLNVPGTSTQLEANTPAYGSGVWSIVSGTGGTFVDPWSPTADFQGFAGNEYTLLWTISTVCDTALDEVVISFAQTACGGITEVDYEGKTYPTVDIGGQCWFRENLNVGTKINSSTTGHQQTDNGIMEKYCYNNDITFCDTYGGLYEWPEAMQYDLSEGARGICPIGWHIPTDNEFKVLEGTVDSQYPVGDPEWELMGDEWRGLDAGAKLRSANGWFQGGNGNDLSGFSALPAGYRAHSQIFLNLGKYAYFHTSTDWNTGEHEVDRYLGYLDPGIVRKVHFRWFSFSVRCLKDCDPLPTLPDAGPDQLNVPGNSTTLAGNPSTIGNGHWLILSGEGGSIMTPSSPTSVFNGLIGHEYLLSWNIATSCTMKSDTVMIRFFTCGDLLVDSRDGQGYATVTIGTQCWMAANLNAGGMTSGMFDQWDEGSLSKYCYGDNEENCDLYGGLYQWGEAMNYATTEGAQGICFNGWHLPTDAEYTILTDYLGGEAVTGGKLKSTGTIEEGNGLWHTPNAGATNESGFTGLPGGCREIESGSFENLGNYGSFWTSSPFDTNNNLYRYLDYGYAWMLQDNCSPQHGFSVRCLKD
- the rhaD gene encoding rhamnulose-1-phosphate aldolase, which produces MKKTTVKDRKLKKVAKEVAKVAEYLWINGWAERNAGNISVNVTGIIDRKSVDHGPYQALPLPRTLPELAGMCFFMTGTGKRMRDMADKPFRNAVLTQINQEGNTLCLIPMSKHVKKDVQPTSELTTHLGIHQMIARRQSGERAVIHTHPTELIALSQSPAIKTRDALNKLLWGMHPETMVFIPGGVGFVPYVLPGTTDIATPTISELEHHDIVLWEKHGAFAVGRTLSDAFDIIDIACKSARIWFLCKSAGFDPEGLSGKQLAELKELVKKFHL